CGGATAATTCATTTATCAAAAGTAAAATAGTATTTCTGTTTAACTAAACTGGAAGGATTCTTGTTGGTTACGCTGCGCTAAACACCAACAAGGCAAAGTACCTATAAAATATTTTTTAAGTAAAATAAAGAAGATAAAAAGGTGGAAAACATAGAGAATAGTTGGACTATTTGCACAGAATGTATGGGGCAAGGAAAAAAAAGCCGAAAGTTCAAAAAAAATGCACTTTTAAGCTTTCAAAATAAGTTAATTCAATTTGAAGAAAACAAGAAAGAAGGGTTGGTACCTGCTCGTCCAAATCTTCATTTATATACATGTTTAAATTGTAGCGGCTCTGGATTAATAAAAGCAGAAAGTATTCCAATAGCAGATTATGAAAACTTTCCACATGTTGCCATTATTGGTGGTGGTATTGGAGGAGTGGCTTTGGCTGTGGCTTGTTTACACCGTGGAATCCCATTTACCATTTATGAACGCGATGCAAGTTTTGATGTTCGGCATCAAGGATATGGACTTACCTTACAGCAAGCCAGTAAAGCAATGAAGAGTTTAGGAATATTTAATTTAAAAGATGGGGTTAATTCAACAAAACATGTAGTTCATACTACTGAGGGAAAAGTTATTGGTGAATGGGGAATGAGAATGAATCCAGATTCAAAAACATCTCCAAAACGAACAAATATTCATATAGCTCGCCAATCATTACGTTTGGCATTACTTGAGCAACTTGGTGGACTACATGTTGTGAAATGGGGGCATGAATTGATAGATTTTAAAGAAAATAAAGATAAAAGTATTGAATTAAACTTTAAAGTAAATGGACAAATGAAGGATGCCAAAGCTGATCTTGTGGTAGGAGCTGACGGCATTCGTAGTGTTGTTCACAAGCTGATAATTGAAGAAGAAACTACCCCTTTACGTTACTTAGGTTGTATTGTAATACTAGGAATTTGCCCATTAAGCGCTCTAAAAGGTGTTGAAAGTCCATTGTTAGACTCTGCAACAGTATTTCAAACAGCCAATGGCAATGAACGAATTTATGTTATGCCTTTTACTAAAGATGCTATAATGTGGCAACTTAGCTTTCCAATGCCAGAAAATGAGGCCAAAGCATTGAGTGTTAAAGGAACTATGGCACTTAAAAAAGAAGCTTGCAACAGAACTCAGTGGCATCATCCAATTCCACAAATTGTAATGGCAACCATGGATGCTCAAATTTCAGGCTATCCAGTTTATGACCGTGCATTGCTTCAACCTGAAATGTTGGAAAAACACGAAAAAATAACACTAATTGGAGATGCAGCCCATCCTATGAGTCCATTTAAAGGACAGGGAGCAAATCAAGCGTTGTTAGATGCATTGGCGCTGGCTCGGGGAATATCAAAAGGATGCAGACCTTTATCAAATTGGCAAAAAGTTGGAATAAGGAAAAGTGTTTTAAAGGAGTTTGAATCAGAAATGTTAGAACGGAGTGCTGTAAAAGTAAAAGCTTCTGAGTTGGCCGCTGAGTTATTACATTCAGAAATTGTACTCGATGAAGGCGACAGGCCAAGAGGCAGAATCTTGAACTATTTAAGCATCTCTAAAACAGACTAATATAAATTATTCTAAAAACTAAAAGCGCAATTAAAATCCTTTATCAATCATAAAAAGGCCATTTCGCAAGACTAAGGATAGTTTGGAATTATTAGCCACATTGTTGGTGTTTAGTGCAGCGTCACCAACAAGGGCGAAATTTTAGGCAGCTTTATGGAAAACGAAGCCAAAATTGTAATGGACAAAACTCCCCTATGGATGTCTGGAAGTGATGTAAAGTCAAGAAGTTAGAGGATTTAATTCTTAGCCTAACGATTAGCTTAATAAATAAAAAACAGGCACATATCAATAGATACACGCCTGTTTTTTTTGTATTAATTACTGGATTAAGGGATTGATAACAATAAACGGATCCCATGAGAAATAGCCAATTATTGTTCCATTTGAGTTGTTTACTAAAGCAAAAGCAAGTGAATATTGAAGTGTTTGGCCGGGAGCGGTTATTAGTCCTATTGCTCTGGCAATAGCATTGGTTGCGGCTATAGGTGTTCCGGTTGGATTGTTGGTAGGCGGAAAGTAGTTTACCACTTCAGTGGTTAGATACTTTAATGGTGTTTTTATTCCTGCAGCTGCGCCTGCCGGTGCAAGACACTTGAAGTTTCCACCGTATAAATAAGGTGTTTGTCCTGTATTTGCATCAAATGTTATAACAGACCATTGAATAATATCTCCAATGTTACATATAATGCTTAATTCTGATTCCCCTTGCCCATGTCCACCTTGCGGATTATTGGTCACGTTGCTATGTTGCGTTACCATACTAAGATACACATCTGTAGTACCATAATTACCAATACTTGTTGGACTATCTGCTGTTCCTGCCAATAACGAACCATCCTGTATCTGGTTATACAAAGTTTCACCATCAACCGCAATTAGCACATTTATTGTTTTTCCCTTTTTGTTTTCACTTTTCATAATACTATCTGTTTTATACTTCCGCTTTACTTGTGTGGAGCAAGCCGTTTATTCAAGTGGGTTCTGCTCCACATTTATATTTTTACAGATAGTAAATAAAACGATTGCAGATTATTGCACACAAACGCTTTATTTACTATCCAATGATATTGTTTAATTAGCTGATTAAGCAGGATTAGTAACAATAAACGGATCCCAAGAGAAATAACCTATTATGTTTCCATTTGAGTTGTTTACTAAAACAAAAGAAAGTGTGTATTGAAGTGTTTGACCTGGAGTGGTTACAGTTCCTATTGCCCTGGCAAAAGTATTGGTTGCTTCTGCCGGTGTTCCTGTTGGGTTAGCAGTAGGTGGAAAGTAGTTTACAACTTCGGTGGTTAAATAGGTTAATGGCGTTATTCCGGCAGCCGCACCAGCAGGGTTAGTACAGTTGAAATTTCCATTATATAAATAAGGTGTTTGTCCTGTATTCATATCAAATGATACAATAGACCATTGAAGTTCATCACCAGAATTACATGTAATACTTAACTCCGATGCTCCTTCAGAAGAGCCATTGGTTACATTACTGTTTTGAGTTACCATACTAATGAACACATCTGACGAACTCCAAGCACCAAGACCTGTTGGAGAGCCTGATGTTCCGGCTGCTAATGAACCATCTTGTACACGTTGGGCTAAAGTTGCACCATCTACTGCGATTAAAATATTTATTTGTGACATTGTTTTTGTTTTTTATTTTTCCTACTCATAAGGCTTTTCAGATACGCCTCCATTTTTTCTTGTATGGAACAAGCCGTTTATTTAAGTGGGTTCTGCTCCACTTTTTATAAATATTTATAAAAACAAATTTGGGGCAAGTAGCAAAGCTTCTCTATACAGGAAAACAGGTATTTTAAACAAAAAATCAGCTTCGTATATGCTAAAACAGGCATATATCTATTGATACATGCCTGTTTTATTTGTTGTTTTAGACTAATAAATAAAGTGGTTTATCAGTTAACCATTGAATACTTACAGTCTGATAATACCTACAACGTGAGGTTTTCCATTTAATGGTTGGTAAATTTCAACAATAGCTTCCCATATTACATCTGCAGGAGGTATAGAAGCAGTACATTTGAAACGATAGTTTGTTCCGGCTACTACTTGCGTTGAAACTGTTTGTGGAGTGTAAGTTACTCCAACGAAACCAGCCATTGCTTCTGTAAATACTTTTTTGTCTGCTGGTGTAAGAGAATGATAAGGTGTCCATCCACCTAATACTGTTTGTGCGTTTGCGTTTGACATATTTTTAATGTTTTAGTTTTTTCTTACTCGTAAGGCTTTTCGGATATACGCCTCCATTTTTTCCTGTATGGAACAAGCCGTTTATTTAAGTGGGTTCTGCTCCACTTTTTATAAATATTTATACAACAAATTTGGGCTAAGTAGCAAAGCTTTTCTATACAGGAAAACAGGTATTTTTAGCTTGGCTAAATAAAAAAAAACACGCCATTGTTTGATGGCGTGTTTAAAGTAAATATAGTTATACTATACAGTGAATATTGTTGTTTCTAATCCAATAAACCCAATTGGGCAGCATACTTTACCAGCTCAGCTGTATTGTGTAAATTAAGTTTATTGAGTAAATTTTTGCGATGCGTTTCAATAGTATAATAGCTTAAAAAAAGAGTGTCGGCTACCTCCTGACTCGAAAGCCCGTTGGCTAACAAGCGTACTATTTCTGTTTCACGCTTGGATAAAGTTAACTTGGTATCATCAAAATGGTCAGGACGATCATATTTATTTTCCTGCATAACCGTTTGGTTTATTTCATCGCTAAAACAAGTACCACCGCTATAGACAGTTTTAATAGCTCCAATAAGCTCTTCTTTACTGCTGTTTTTTAGTAAATATCCATCAACACCCAGCTTATATAAGCTAATAATAAACTCACGGTTGCGGTACATGGTAATAATTATAATTTTTACCTGTGGGTATTTTTTACGTATTAAACTGGTAGCCGTAATACCATTCATACCCGGCATATTAATATCGAGTAAAATAACATCCGGTTGTTTCTGTTTAAGCAAAAGCATTAATTCATCGCCATTGGTTGCAGAACCATTTAAATGAATACCACTTTCAGGAGTAAAAAATACAGCCAAAGCATCGGTAAACATGCGGTGATCATCGGTTACAACAACATTAATCATAGTTGAATAGTAAATATAAAAGTGCTTCCATTGCCCCGTCCGCTATCAATATGCAAACTGCCTCCCAGTTTATTTAAACGCGAATACATATTTTTTATACCAATGCCTGACTGTGCGACAGCTGTATCAAAACCAACACCATCATCGCTGTAAATTAAAACCAATTGATTGTCAAATCGGGATATGTCAATTTCAATATGAGTAGCTTTTGCATGACGAATAGTATTGTTAAACAATTCCTGAAAAATGCGGTACATATTAATTTCCACATCGCTCTCAATACGAGTTTCCATGCCATGCACATGCATATCAATATGAAGCGTGCTTGTTTCTTTTAAAGCAGTAGTTAAATCATTTAAAGCAGGAATTAACCCAAATGTAGACAGTACTCCCGAAACTAAATTATGCGATACAAGGCGAATTTCCTCGCAAGCATCGTCAAGCAAATGACTTACTTTATTAAACTGCTGTTCTTTATCTACTTGCTCTTTGGGGGTAAAATGACTAAACTGTAGTTTAATGGTTGATAGCATACTGCCTAAGCGGTCGTGCAAGTCTTCTGCTATACGCTTCCGCTCCTTTTCTTGTGTTTCCAGCATGGTATGTATGGATTGCAACTCGCTTTTGCGCAACACCTCCTCCATTTGCTGCCTGTGTATTAATTGGTTTTGATTGGTAGCCTGCCTTGCATTGCGCACCCTTTGGCGTAAATAAAAAAATACCAGTAGTGCTACTCCGAATAAGCCAATAGCCAATGCTATAAAAACATTGCGTTGTTTTATGCTTGCTTTATTTTTTAGTTCTTTTACTTCGTTTTCCTGCTTTAAGTTGCTTATTTCTAATTGTCGTTTTTCCGCTTCAAACTCTTCCTGCAGTTGTTCTGTATGCTTAAGCATTTCAATACCACGTAAACTATCGCTTAAGTTTTTTTGCCATTCTTTATAAGTATAAGCCATTTTAAAATCGCTAATCTGCGCATAACACACTGCCAGATTATGATACACCTCGGGTAGCATATACCTGTTATTGAGTTGTTCAAATAACTTTTCGGCCTTTAATAATAAGTCAATAGCATCCTTGTATTTACCCTCATAAATTAATACCATGGCCAGGTTATTATGTTCCGTAGCCATTTCAAGCATATTGTTAAGCGCTGTTTGTATACGAAGCGACTCTTTAAAATATTTAGCAGCTAATCCATACTGACCAAGTTCTTTGTAAAGTAAGCCCAAATTATTGCAAGCCGTAGCAGTTGGCCTTACCAGGTTTGCTTTTTTGCATTGATGCAATGCCAAGTGAAGTACCGGTAAAGCTTGTCTTAAATAACCCCTGTCGGCCAGGTTACTTGCCAAAGCCAAAGTGGTTCGTGCTAAAAAATTACCATCGTTTGTTGCTTTAGCTAACTCATTGCTTAATGTGTAAAAATTGCCGGCTTTTTCAAACTTACCCAACTCAGAATGTAAATGCCCCAAATAAAAATAACTTCTAATAAGGGCCGATGTATCATGGAGTGTATTGGCAAGTTTCTCTGCTAAAAAATAATAGCTTAAAGCGCTATCAATATGTCTTGCACAACGATGAGCTGCACCCATACTGACGGCAGCCCACATTTGATTATTTTTCTCATGAGCTAAAGCCCGGGCTTTACCGGCAAGAAGCAAAGCGCTGTCGCACTCCCCTTTTTCTACATACCACCTGGTATTACAATACAATACCAATACTTTACAAGTTAACAATTCATTTGTTTGACAGTTGTAATTGTTTAACAGGTCTAACGCTACTTTAGCCTTATCAGCGTTTATATTTAATAATGAATCGTATTGGTAAATATGCCTGAAAAAAACTGAATTTTCTAGCTGCTGACCCTGGCTGGTAATCCCACAGACAAAAAATAAAAATAGTAGTAAGTATGTTTTCAATTAAGCTCTTTGGTGTATGTCGTTTCCATATGATTTAATACCTACTGGCGAAGAAACTGGCACGTTACCATTTACCGCTGTGCTTAGTGCAACTCCAAAATTATCTGTCCGGAACGGCCCAAATATACCCACATAAGGTACCGAAGGTTTATCACCCCCCTCATTTGAAATTACGTTTACAGTAAATTGGTCATTCGGGCTTTCCAACTTAAAGTTGTTGCTGCAAACTATATCACCTTCATGTAAGTCCATATTAATAATAATATAAACACTTCTATTCTCTTTATAAGAAGCAAAAGGAGCCGACACATAATCAATTTCATACTCTTTACCTTCATTACTGTAAGCCCCTAAAGTATATATAACTTCTCTCTCAGTCTTAACGCTTTTATCACCATGAATATTCACAGCAACCAACTGAATATTTAATACCTGTTCAATTTCATTGTTCATTGGCTCATACACACAGTTTGTATAATCAACAACGCCCGTTAAATCACTGGGATTCTCTTTAATGTAATAAATAAGGGTATCAGGCCCCTCAGTACTTCTTTTAAACTCATGTGTCACCGTATCACCTGCATTGATAGTGAAATCAATAAAAATGCCTGCTGCATCTTTTTCTGGGCTTAACCAAGTAGCAACTACCTTATTGATGTAATAAGGTTCTGTATTATCCAGTTTGTTCATAATAAAATTGTTTAAATAGTTTATACAAAAAAACAATATACAATATTCTTATCGAATACCTGTTTTCAGGTATTTCTGGACACCCCTTTATTTAGGAGAAACATCTTCGTTCTCATATAAATTCCCCAGTGCTTCAGCAGGAGTTTCTCCATTGGTTGGTGTATCAGTTTGAGTTACTTCCGGGCTTATAGCCGGGTTAATGGGTGTAGTAGGCATCATGTTCAATTGATAAAAATAGGTATAAGCAATGTATTGTTTTTTTGTTGAAAACAAATGCATGTAATCAAAGCAATGTAAAAAATGGCGGGTTTACCCTACAATTTTTATTACAACCTAACATTTCCATTTTAGTTATCGTACTACAGTTTCATACAAGCTAAAACCAATAAATATTATGAAACTTTTTACAAACCCTATCAATCAGTACCTATCAAAAAGTGTTTTGGTAGTATTATTATCCTTTGCTAGCTACCAGTTTACGCAAGCACAATGTGTAGCCAATTTCACCCACAGCGTAAACGACTCTACCAAAACAGTCACATTCACCAATACATCTACCGGAGGGGCCGGCTTGCGTTCATGGTGGGATTATGATGGCGTCATTAGTATGTCAACCAATACCAGCCCTGTATTTACTTTTCAAAATCCCGGATGGCATTATGTTTGTTTAAATATATCGAGGTTAAACGATTCTACTTGCCGCTCTAAAAAATGCGATAGTATTTTTATTAATAAAACCTCTCCTTGTGTAGCCAATTGGTTTTTTTATGGCGATACCAATGGAATGATGTGGTACAATGCTACACAATCGTTAGGTGCCAATTTGGTTTACTTCTGGAGTTATGATGACGGCTCACCTATTTCTGTTGAACCCTACGCAGTAACCGGACACCAGTTTCACCGAAAAGGAATCCACAATGTATGCTTAACAGTTGTCAATAGTTTAGATACAAGTTGCAAAAGCACTTCTTGCAAAACCATTTCAAACAGTAGTCCTTGCAGTGGGGCATTTTATTCATATACAGATACTATAACCGATACCACCCAATTCATTCCACAATATTCAGTACCAAATACTTCTTATACATGGACTTTTGACGATGGTACGGGCACTATTACCACTACAACTATACCTTTAAAACATAAATTCAATACACCCGGCCCACATGTAGTTTGCCTTACCGTAACCAATACAGCTGATTCTTGTACCGCTACTTCATGCGATACAATAATGGGCTCACCAAGTACCGGCATAAACACCATAAATAATGTCAAACGGAATTACTTCAGCACTTTCCCTAATCCGGTTGAAAATGTATTAAACATTATTATAAGCCAACCCGTTACCGAAAATGCTTATTTAAGTATTTACAACTCAATCGGGCAAAAAGTAATGGAACAAAAATTAGAACCGAGCCATAGCGAGCGAACAGTAAAACTAAATACCGAATCGCTACCTGAAGGCATCTACGTCATTGAGCTAAAAGGCTCCGATATGAAGCAGGTTGCTAAGTTTTATAAATAATTCCTCATACATATATATTTTTTATTAGTTAAAAACTAAGGGCTTGTAAATTAATTTTACGGCCCTTTTTTATGCATATTGATGCTACATTTTTCTCTTGAAATTTATGATTCATTATACTTATCTTGCGCCTTTATGGAAAAACAATTGAATTTAGAATACAATACCCAGCGTAGTAAATTAGTGTTGTCAGAATATGGGCGTAGTATTCAAAAAATGGTTGAATATGCTACCCAGATTGAAGACGTGGAGAAACGCAAAAAAGTAGCCGATGAAATTTTAACTTTAATGGGTCAGTTGAATCCGCATTTGCGCGATATTGTTGACTACAAACACAAACTATACGATCATTTATTTATTATTTCCGATTTTAAACTTGATTTAGAATCACCATATCCTAAACCAACTCCGGAGTCAATATACGTTAAACCACCGGCTATGGCCTATCCGCAAGAAAAAATTGTATATAGGTTTTATGGTAAAAATATTCAAAACATGATAGACCATGTAACTACTTTAGAAGACGGTAGTTTTAAAACGGCTTACATCAATGCTATTGGAAGTTTTATGAAAACCAATTGCCGCAACTGGAATGACGAAGTATTGGGTGACGAACAGATTATGGCCCATCTGGAACAATTAAGCGGTGGTAAAATTGTTATCAACGATGCGGAGGATATCGATTTTAAAGCGCAGCAAATGCGCAGGTTAAACAATAATAATAACAATAGCCGCAGTAACAGTAACAACAATAATAACCGCAACAATAACAACCGTAATTTCAGAAACAACAACAATAATAATAACGGTAATAACAGAAATAACAATAACCGCAATTCTAATAATAACAACCGCAACAACAATAGCGGTAGCGGAGCACCCGGCACAGACAGCGGTTACAGGAAATTTAACAGCAAGGATCGTTAATTGTATTACCCGTTTATCTTAACCCATGCATTTACAAAGGATAATTTTTAATTTTAAAAATGGCATGGAGGCCCTGCTTACCAATAAGTTTAGGGCTTTACTTACCTCGCTTGGAATTATTTTTGGTGTAGCGGCCGTTATTACCATGTTAGCCATAGGTAATGGGGCTGAAAAACAAATATTAGAGCAAATAAAACAAGTAGGCTCTAATAACATAGTTGTAAAACCTATTATTAAAACCAAAGACGAAGAAAAGCAGCTTAAGGAAAGTGGCATTGAGCAAAATAAATTCAGCCCCGGCCTAACAACCAAAGATGCTGAGAACATATCGCTTATTTTACCTGCTGCCGAAGCAGTAAGCAGCGAAATAGAACAACAAAATTTATTTATAAGAGAGGGTATAAAGCTAAGTGGGAAGCTGGTAGGTGTTAGCAATGCCTATTTCCACTTGTTAGACTTTACACTCATCAAAGGCAACCTGTTTTCCGATTTTCAGCTTAACAATGCTCAATCAGTTTGCATAATTGGGGCAAAAGTAGCCACCAAGTTTTTTAATACCGTTGACCCTATTGGGCAGGAAATAAAATGCGGCAACAACTGGTTAAAGATTGTAGGCGTTCTACGACCTAAAAATGTAGATGAAAGCAATATGCAAAAGCTCTCCATTCGCAATGCCGACCTGGAAGTATACACACCCGTAAAAACCTTCTT
This DNA window, taken from Bacteroidota bacterium, encodes the following:
- a CDS encoding NAD(P)/FAD-dependent oxidoreductase yields the protein MGQGKKSRKFKKNALLSFQNKLIQFEENKKEGLVPARPNLHLYTCLNCSGSGLIKAESIPIADYENFPHVAIIGGGIGGVALAVACLHRGIPFTIYERDASFDVRHQGYGLTLQQASKAMKSLGIFNLKDGVNSTKHVVHTTEGKVIGEWGMRMNPDSKTSPKRTNIHIARQSLRLALLEQLGGLHVVKWGHELIDFKENKDKSIELNFKVNGQMKDAKADLVVGADGIRSVVHKLIIEEETTPLRYLGCIVILGICPLSALKGVESPLLDSATVFQTANGNERIYVMPFTKDAIMWQLSFPMPENEAKALSVKGTMALKKEACNRTQWHHPIPQIVMATMDAQISGYPVYDRALLQPEMLEKHEKITLIGDAAHPMSPFKGQGANQALLDALALARGISKGCRPLSNWQKVGIRKSVLKEFESEMLERSAVKVKASELAAELLHSEIVLDEGDRPRGRILNYLSISKTD
- a CDS encoding AidA/PixA family protein, which codes for MKSENKKGKTINVLIAVDGETLYNQIQDGSLLAGTADSPTSIGNYGTTDVYLSMVTQHSNVTNNPQGGHGQGESELSIICNIGDIIQWSVITFDANTGQTPYLYGGNFKCLAPAGAAAGIKTPLKYLTTEVVNYFPPTNNPTGTPIAATNAIARAIGLITAPGQTLQYSLAFALVNNSNGTIIGYFSWDPFIVINPLIQ
- a CDS encoding AidA/PixA family protein, translating into MSQINILIAVDGATLAQRVQDGSLAAGTSGSPTGLGAWSSSDVFISMVTQNSNVTNGSSEGASELSITCNSGDELQWSIVSFDMNTGQTPYLYNGNFNCTNPAGAAAGITPLTYLTTEVVNYFPPTANPTGTPAEATNTFARAIGTVTTPGQTLQYTLSFVLVNNSNGNIIGYFSWDPFIVTNPA
- a CDS encoding response regulator transcription factor, with product MINVVVTDDHRMFTDALAVFFTPESGIHLNGSATNGDELMLLLKQKQPDVILLDINMPGMNGITATSLIRKKYPQVKIIIITMYRNREFIISLYKLGVDGYLLKNSSKEELIGAIKTVYSGGTCFSDEINQTVMQENKYDRPDHFDDTKLTLSKRETEIVRLLANGLSSQEVADTLFLSYYTIETHRKNLLNKLNLHNTAELVKYAAQLGLLD
- a CDS encoding sensor histidine kinase; translated protein: MKTYLLLFLFFVCGITSQGQQLENSVFFRHIYQYDSLLNINADKAKVALDLLNNYNCQTNELLTCKVLVLYCNTRWYVEKGECDSALLLAGKARALAHEKNNQMWAAVSMGAAHRCARHIDSALSYYFLAEKLANTLHDTSALIRSYFYLGHLHSELGKFEKAGNFYTLSNELAKATNDGNFLARTTLALASNLADRGYLRQALPVLHLALHQCKKANLVRPTATACNNLGLLYKELGQYGLAAKYFKESLRIQTALNNMLEMATEHNNLAMVLIYEGKYKDAIDLLLKAEKLFEQLNNRYMLPEVYHNLAVCYAQISDFKMAYTYKEWQKNLSDSLRGIEMLKHTEQLQEEFEAEKRQLEISNLKQENEVKELKNKASIKQRNVFIALAIGLFGVALLVFFYLRQRVRNARQATNQNQLIHRQQMEEVLRKSELQSIHTMLETQEKERKRIAEDLHDRLGSMLSTIKLQFSHFTPKEQVDKEQQFNKVSHLLDDACEEIRLVSHNLVSGVLSTFGLIPALNDLTTALKETSTLHIDMHVHGMETRIESDVEINMYRIFQELFNNTIRHAKATHIEIDISRFDNQLVLIYSDDGVGFDTAVAQSGIGIKNMYSRLNKLGGSLHIDSGRGNGSTFIFTIQL
- a CDS encoding PKD domain-containing protein; its protein translation is MKLFTNPINQYLSKSVLVVLLSFASYQFTQAQCVANFTHSVNDSTKTVTFTNTSTGGAGLRSWWDYDGVISMSTNTSPVFTFQNPGWHYVCLNISRLNDSTCRSKKCDSIFINKTSPCVANWFFYGDTNGMMWYNATQSLGANLVYFWSYDDGSPISVEPYAVTGHQFHRKGIHNVCLTVVNSLDTSCKSTSCKTISNSSPCSGAFYSYTDTITDTTQFIPQYSVPNTSYTWTFDDGTGTITTTTIPLKHKFNTPGPHVVCLTVTNTADSCTATSCDTIMGSPSTGINTINNVKRNYFSTFPNPVENVLNIIISQPVTENAYLSIYNSIGQKVMEQKLEPSHSERTVKLNTESLPEGIYVIELKGSDMKQVAKFYK
- a CDS encoding DUF4290 domain-containing protein codes for the protein MEKQLNLEYNTQRSKLVLSEYGRSIQKMVEYATQIEDVEKRKKVADEILTLMGQLNPHLRDIVDYKHKLYDHLFIISDFKLDLESPYPKPTPESIYVKPPAMAYPQEKIVYRFYGKNIQNMIDHVTTLEDGSFKTAYINAIGSFMKTNCRNWNDEVLGDEQIMAHLEQLSGGKIVINDAEDIDFKAQQMRRLNNNNNNSRSNSNNNNNRNNNNRNFRNNNNNNNGNNRNNNNRNSNNNNRNNNSGSGAPGTDSGYRKFNSKDR
- a CDS encoding ABC transporter permease, whose product is MEALLTNKFRALLTSLGIIFGVAAVITMLAIGNGAEKQILEQIKQVGSNNIVVKPIIKTKDEEKQLKESGIEQNKFSPGLTTKDAENISLILPAAEAVSSEIEQQNLFIREGIKLSGKLVGVSNAYFHLLDFTLIKGNLFSDFQLNNAQSVCIIGAKVATKFFNTVDPIGQEIKCGNNWLKIVGVLRPKNVDESNMQKLSIRNADLEVYTPVKTFLLRYKNRGLVTIASIKASQNQEEGAPKQTDNNYHQIDRLVVKVDKSEAIESSVDVIQRILARRHNGVNDFEIIVPELLLKQEQKTKKLFNTVLGIIASISLLVGGIGIMNIMLASVLERVREIGIRMSIGASKRDIVMQFMAESVTISISGGLIGIVLGVVLSLLIEQLTDIETIVSPISVFFSFTISISVGLVFGILPAKRAAEQDPAECLR